The genomic segment GAACCAGGCTTCGCTCAGGCCCGCATCGAGCGTGTCGCCGGCCTGCGCCGTGCACAGTATGCGTCGCAGCTTCTCGAGCGCCGCCACGTGCGGCCCCGTCATGCGCGTTTCCCGCCATGCGTTTTGCTCGGCGCTCGCGAAATTCGCAAAGACTTCGAGACTGCGCTCCTGCGCCGCGATCAGATACAGCAGGCGCTGCTGCTGGTCCGCCGAAAATGTGCCCGCCGCGAACATGTGCGCGCCGACGGCGCGTTCCTGCCCCGCTTCCTCCTTGCCTTCGACGACGTGGACGAGCGCGATCAGCATGCGCGACACCGACGGATCGGCCGCGCTGTCGGCCAGCTGGAAAATCAGCTCCACCAGGCCGCCGATCACGGTGCTGAACGCCTGGACGGAATCCGGCGCGGACAGCGCGATGCGGTCGATCCGTTCCCGCAGCGCATCCAGCGATTCCAGGTCGAGCAGCACCCATGCGATCAGCGACAGCAGGCGCGACGTCGAGCCGCGCGCGGGCGCCAGTTCCAGATCCAGGCGCTCGCGCAGCTGCGCGACGAGCGGTGCGGATTCGTCGCGTGCCGCCGCGCGTTCCGCGACGAAACGCCGGCCGAGCGACGCCAGATAGATGCTGGTCGCGCCGCGCTCGCGCTGCAGCGCGTGGATCAGGCGGCCGAGCAGGTCGATCAGCTCGATCTGTTCGGCCACGCGGCGCAGCGACGCGATTTCCTGCTGCTTGGCGAGCAGCGCGAATTGCAGGGCGGTGGCGGACATGGCGGCGTTGAACGGCGGCAGGGGCTAAGTGCAGTGTAGTGCGGACAATAAATGTCGTTGTCGCGGGATTTTTCTGAACTTTGCACGGCCGCCGTCCGCTATCGCGCATCGCCTAGTTGTCGCCCTTTTCGAGGACGCTCTGCGTGAGCGTGACCGACGGAATCGTCGGTTTGAGCGACGCACGGCGCGCGCGGCCGCTCAACCACTTCCAGCCGGCGACGAGCAGCAGTGCGACCAGCGGAATCGACGCGATCGTCCACGTGCCGTTCGGGTAGTCGAACGCCATCAGGACCAGCACGCCGAGCAGGAACAGCAGCGTGAGCCACGATGTCACCGGCGCGCCGGGCATCCTGAACGGCACGTCGTCCACTTCGCCGCGTTTGACGGCCGCCCGGAACTTCATCTGGCAGACGATGATGAACCCCCACGTGCTGATGATGCCGAGCGACGCGATGTTCAGCACGATCTCGAACACGCTCGACGGCACCAGATAGTTGAGCAGCACGCCGATCACGTAGATCGCGACCGTCACGAGAATGCCCGCGTACGGCACGGATTGCGCGCTCATCCGCCCGAGGAACGCGGGGGCCGAGCCGCCCATCGACAGCGAACGCAGCACGCGTCCGGTCGAATACAGCCCCGAGTTGAGACTCGACAGCGCCGCCGTCAAAACCACCAGATTCATCACCGAGCCGATACCGGGAACGCCGAGCGCGCCGAAGAACGTGACGAACGGGCTTTGCCCCGCCTTGTACGCGCTCCAGGGCAGCAGGCAGACGAGCAGGACGACCGACGCGACGTAGAAGATCGCAATGCGCCAGATCACGCTGTTGATCGCGCGCGGCAGCACCTTGCGCGCATCCTTGCATTCGCCGGCTGCCGTGCCGACCAGTTCGACGCCCGCGAACGCGAACACCACGCCCTGCACCAGCACGAGCGCCGGCATCAGTCCGTGCGGGAAGAAGCCGCCGTTGTCGGTGATCAGGTGCATGCCGGTGTCATGGCCCGCGACGTGTCCGCCGGTGCCCAGGATCACGGAGCCGATGCCGAGAAACAGCACGATCGCAGCGACCTTGATCAACGCGAACCAGAACTCCATTTCGGCGAACCACTTCACGCCGATCAGGTTCATCGTGGCGACGATGCAGAGCGCGATCAACGCGAAGATCCATTGCGGAATACCGGCGAACGGCGTCCAGTAATGCATGTAGAGCGCGACCGCGGTGATGTCGACGATGCCGGTCATTGCCCAGTTCAGGAAATACATCCAGCCCGCGACGAAAGACGCTTTCTCGCCGAGGAATTCGCGCGCATACGACACGAAGCTGCCGCTGCTCGGCCGGTGCATCACCAGCTCGCCGAGCGCACGCAGGATCAGGAACGAAAACACGCCGCACACCAGGTAGACGATAGCGAGCGACGGCCCCGCAGCCTGCAGTCGCGCGCCGGCCCCGAGGAAAAGCCCCGTTCCGATCGCACCGCCGATCGCAATCATCTGCACCTGTCGATTGCCGAGCGTCTTGTGATAACCGGCCTCGTGGGATTCGAGCCAGCTGCGTTTGTTGGTTTCGCCGGTCGGCGACGGTTCAGGAATCGATGCCATGGCTGCACCCTCTTGCATTTGCGTGATC from the Burkholderia pyrrocinia genome contains:
- a CDS encoding nitrate regulatory protein, translating into MSATALQFALLAKQQEIASLRRVAEQIELIDLLGRLIHALQRERGATSIYLASLGRRFVAERAAARDESAPLVAQLRERLDLELAPARGSTSRLLSLIAWVLLDLESLDALRERIDRIALSAPDSVQAFSTVIGGLVELIFQLADSAADPSVSRMLIALVHVVEGKEEAGQERAVGAHMFAAGTFSADQQQRLLYLIAAQERSLEVFANFASAEQNAWRETRMTGPHVAALEKLRRILCTAQAGDTLDAGLSEAWFDAASARIDDLWHLQIALTLQVQETCDARIDDAHRTLRDSERLMAQLRNNPPPHIQALAHFFAGDPLSARAAVHELPERLSGADPSTLASLKSLLESQSARLAGAEVELDAARRALYERKLVQRAKNTLMTRFNLREDEAYRMLQKASMDRNRPLADIAEDALTSPERFIDEHAQPAARRRTQRSPPKTPRDDGTT
- the ansP gene encoding L-asparagine permease, which encodes MASIPEPSPTGETNKRSWLESHEAGYHKTLGNRQVQMIAIGGAIGTGLFLGAGARLQAAGPSLAIVYLVCGVFSFLILRALGELVMHRPSSGSFVSYAREFLGEKASFVAGWMYFLNWAMTGIVDITAVALYMHYWTPFAGIPQWIFALIALCIVATMNLIGVKWFAEMEFWFALIKVAAIVLFLGIGSVILGTGGHVAGHDTGMHLITDNGGFFPHGLMPALVLVQGVVFAFAGVELVGTAAGECKDARKVLPRAINSVIWRIAIFYVASVVLLVCLLPWSAYKAGQSPFVTFFGALGVPGIGSVMNLVVLTAALSSLNSGLYSTGRVLRSLSMGGSAPAFLGRMSAQSVPYAGILVTVAIYVIGVLLNYLVPSSVFEIVLNIASLGIISTWGFIIVCQMKFRAAVKRGEVDDVPFRMPGAPVTSWLTLLFLLGVLVLMAFDYPNGTWTIASIPLVALLLVAGWKWLSGRARRASLKPTIPSVTLTQSVLEKGDN